CATGGTGGTGACTTCATCGTAGTAGATGGTGCTGTTGTCACCAGTCATGAGGAGCTTTTGTACTCGCCCCAGACGATACAAGGCAACGGCTGCTTGAATGCGATCAGCCAGCATTGGTGTGGGAGTGCCATCTGCCCAGACACCAGCACCAAAGACGATCGCAACTCGCTCATTGGGCACCTGTTGAGGACTTTCATAGCGCCACTGAGCAGTGACCCGTCGTACATAGATGGCCGCCATTACGGGCAATAAACCAACTAGCAATAACACCGCTACTGCCATGAGATATAGCGAATAGCGGTGCTTAAATGCCTTCACTAGGGTCATGCTCAGGTTCACACTTAGTCAGTCCCAATACAGTGGTTAGTCCCAATACGGGGCGATAGGTATGGTACGGAGGTTAGCGATCAGAGTCTGTCTCAGGTTCAAGGACTTCCGCATGAACTGTCTCAACCGGATTTGCAGGCACAGGCACCTCTTGTAAATCCGGCAGGTGCAAGGGAGTAAGGGTTTCTTGCTTGGCTGCCAAGGGTACCAAATTCGGCAATGGTTGGGGATGCTCCAGCCAATGACTGGCGATCGGCAAGGTCTCTTCCAAATCATCCAATGGCCGAGGAATAACCATCACCGAGTGCAATTCGCCGATGCGTTCCGCCTCATGCATTCCAGCTTCGACTGCCATTGCTACATCAGCAACAGCACCACGAATCACAACTGTACAGAGACCGTCACCAATGGTTTCGTATCCAGCCAGTTGCACATCAGCGGTTTTTAACATACTGTCAGCGGCACCTACCATGGCTGGAAAGCCACGAGTTTCCAGTAAGCCCACGGCAAGGTTGCTCAACCGGCTGTAGCGACGATCGTAGGACAACTCTGCTAGCTTGACGCTGATCGGCAATACAGCTTCCAAATTAGCTAAGGGACGGGGAATAATGGATGAGCTGACCAATTGCCCAAATTTCTCAGCAGTTTCAACCCCGGCTGCAACTGCTAGCCGTACATTGGCGATGCCTCCTCGCACGACAGCAGTACAGAAGCCACTACCAATTTTCTCATAGCCAACCAAGGTCACACCAGCCGACTTCAGCATCATATCTGCCGTACCCACGATCGCCGGAAAACTGCGGGTAGACACAAGTCCTAGTGCAGTTTCCTTCAACTCTTGCAATCGCTGTAGGCGTTCAGCCGCCATGTAAGGAGGTTTGTTTGCCATGGTTTAGCTAGTTAACGGAGATGCCTTCAGTATACTCCCTGTTATTGAGCAGGATAAGCAGGGCGAGAAAATTCGTTGGCGTGGATAATCCGAATGGTCCGATTGGCTACGTAGACGACTTCTGGATACCACTGGTCAGGGGGCTTGGGTGCTCTGGCACGATAGTCAGCAATGCGTAGTTGGGCAGGTGGCTCAATTCGCAATGCCATAATGCAGGCTCTGACGTTGCCTGTTGCCCCGGCCTGAACAACACCCCGTAGGCGACCCCAAATGAGCACGTCACCATTAGCTATGATCGTGCTGCCAGGATTTGTGTCACCGTAGACAATTACGGATCCAGGATGACAAACTTCCACGCCCGATCGCAGGGTGTTTTGCAGGTAGAGCGGCTCTGCTTGAATAATGCCTGTTTCTGGAAGAGGGTTTCGTAACTGGGATGATTGCTCGACAGAATATCCAGCCGTAGCTGCTGTAATTGCTGTTTGTCGATGATTGGTGAGCACGCGACTGATGGTCAACTCCACAGTAGCCAGAATCTCTGCCATGGCCTGTAATTGCTCGTCGGTTAAGAGGCGATTGTAGGCTACTAGGTCTACAGCCATTCCTGGCTGCCAAAAGGGTTCTCCATGGATGAGGCGTTGTTGAAGCTGATGTTGCAGCTCAGTCCAGGTAAACTCACTATCGGCTGCTTGGGGATCAGTGCCGCCCGCTGGTAGGGTCAACACGAGGCGATCGTCTTGGCGATGTAATCGCACTTGAACCCTTAAATCTACCTTGGGAGAATCTGGCTGATCGTTACCATCCTGCGGGACGATTGATGCGCTTGGTAACTCTGTGCTGGCAGAGTCACTGGTGATAGGCTCTATGGCTGTCTGAGAAGCTGGTTCAGCGGGCGCTGTGACCTCTAAGGCTTGTTCGTTGGTAGCTGACGCTGGCTCTAAATGGCAGCATTGATCGTCGGCCTCACTGGTGCTGGCTTTGCTAGTACTAATCACTGGTTCAGGTGACTGCGTAGAGTCTGTGTCAGCAGGCGTTGCCTCATCAAAATCTGACATAACGAATCCCGCCATGCTCCTATGGTGTAACGTCTGTTTTTCTCGCAATGCAGCTAGGCAGCTTCATCAGTCTATCGTGATTTGATAGTCCTAACAGGTAAGGATTTTTCTAGGAAGGGGGTGTAGGGGACGTTCCCACAAGGGGATCTAGGCCCCCCTCGACCCCCCTTAAAGCATCGTGATTTAGCAATCTGCTGCGACAGTGTAGGGTGCTATTGCTGACGGGCGACGATCGTGATCACAACACCCATTTATCAAGCGATCCCCGTCAATTGATATGATGACTAGGGTTAATGAACACAACAAAATTCATGACAACAGGACAGTTAGTAGGACAGGTGGCGATCGTTACGGGAGCGTCACGAGGCATTGGTCGGGCGGTAGCCATGGCATTGGCGGCTGAAGGTGCAGCTATTGCTGTTAATTATGCTAGTTCGGCTAGTGCTGCTGAGCAGGTTGTTGCTGACATTCGGGCCAAGGGAGGAGAGGCGATCGCCCTTCAAGCAGATGTCTCCCAACCGGATCAAGTCGATGCTCTAGTGGCTGCGATCGTAGACAAGTGGGGGCGAGTTGATGTGCTAGTGAACAATGCTGGCATTACCCGCGACACATTGCTGCTACGGATGAAATTAGAAGATTGGCAGGCTGTCATCGACCTCAACCTCACAGGCGTGTTTCTCTGCACCAAAGCGGTCAGCAAGATCATGCTGAAGCAAAAGTCAGGCCGAGTCATCAACATTGCTTCTGTCGCTGGTCAGATGGGCAATCCTGGCCAAGCGAATTACAGTGCTGCCAAAGCTGGGGTCATTGGGTTTACAAAAACCGTTGCCAAAGAAATGGCTAGCCGTGGCATTACCGTCAATGCGGTGGCACCCGGCTTCATCACTACCGACATGACTAGTGACCTCAAGTCAGAGGAAATTTTGAAATTTATTCCCCTAGGTCGCTATGGTACTCCTGAAGAGGTAGCAGGCATGGTGCGCTTTCTTGCAGCGGATCCTGCTGCTGCTTACATCACAGGTCAAGTATTCAATGTTGATGGCGGTATGGTAATGGCCTAGGGTTCGTAATTGCTGGGTGTTTGCAATCAGCTAGCTAGGGGCAATTGCAGGTTAGTCAGCAGCAGAGAGAGTTGGCTACTTAAAGAGTTGGGTATTTATAAGTGCTTACGCTACAGTAAACATTAGGTTGTGTGTGCAGCCTTAGCCTGGGATGCCAGCATTGTAGGCTAACCAGCTAGGGGCTAGGGCTTGCTTGGAATCGAGGGGTATTTGTTGTCTCATCCGAGGCAAGGTGTTGGTGTGATAAAAATTGCTTGCTTGATTTCTTTCCCATTCCCTAGCTGCTATCTTGGTAACCCTGTGGATGGTGGTATCTTTGTGCAGTCCCTACTAGGCTGGGTCACAGCCGTCAGTGAATTCGTAGCGATCGAGTGATCTATGAGCCTCCAAACTTCCAAATGCCCCGTACCTAGGGAGCAACTCCCTATTAATGAGTATCAAGACTTGGCAAACTCCTGGTTCTATCGTTGGGCAACCTTGGGCAACCGTGAGTATGTAATTCCTATGGTCTGGATTGTAGGCATCAGTTGGCTCTTGGTGGCACCTGTAGCTGCGGCCAGCTTTGCCCCCCTAAAGCAACCTGTGCAGTTCTTCTTAGGCGGACTAGCTGGGGCAAGTTTCCTGTTGGGATTAGTGTTGGCATGGCTCTACCTAGGATGGACCTATGTTGGCGATCGCCTCGCGCGGGCTACTGTGCCCTACGAAGAGTCGGGCTGGTATGACGGACAAACTTGGGAGAAACCCAGTGACGACTTGATTCGCGATCGCTTAGTCATGACCTATGAAGTTCAGCCACTTCTGCGCAGACTGCGACGCACATTTGTAATCCTTGCTGTAGTTTTCACCATCAGTGTCCTTA
The Cyanobacteriota bacterium DNA segment above includes these coding regions:
- a CDS encoding septum site-determining protein MinC; the protein is MAGFVMSDFDEATPADTDSTQSPEPVISTSKASTSEADDQCCHLEPASATNEQALEVTAPAEPASQTAIEPITSDSASTELPSASIVPQDGNDQPDSPKVDLRVQVRLHRQDDRLVLTLPAGGTDPQAADSEFTWTELQHQLQQRLIHGEPFWQPGMAVDLVAYNRLLTDEQLQAMAEILATVELTISRVLTNHRQTAITAATAGYSVEQSSQLRNPLPETGIIQAEPLYLQNTLRSGVEVCHPGSVIVYGDTNPGSTIIANGDVLIWGRLRGVVQAGATGNVRACIMALRIEPPAQLRIADYRARAPKPPDQWYPEVVYVANRTIRIIHANEFSRPAYPAQ
- a CDS encoding carbon dioxide-concentrating mechanism protein, whose amino-acid sequence is MANKPPYMAAERLQRLQELKETALGLVSTRSFPAIVGTADMMLKSAGVTLVGYEKIGSGFCTAVVRGGIANVRLAVAAGVETAEKFGQLVSSSIIPRPLANLEAVLPISVKLAELSYDRRYSRLSNLAVGLLETRGFPAMVGAADSMLKTADVQLAGYETIGDGLCTVVIRGAVADVAMAVEAGMHEAERIGELHSVMVIPRPLDDLEETLPIASHWLEHPQPLPNLVPLAAKQETLTPLHLPDLQEVPVPANPVETVHAEVLEPETDSDR
- the fabG gene encoding 3-oxoacyl-[acyl-carrier-protein] reductase; amino-acid sequence: MTTGQLVGQVAIVTGASRGIGRAVAMALAAEGAAIAVNYASSASAAEQVVADIRAKGGEAIALQADVSQPDQVDALVAAIVDKWGRVDVLVNNAGITRDTLLLRMKLEDWQAVIDLNLTGVFLCTKAVSKIMLKQKSGRVINIASVAGQMGNPGQANYSAAKAGVIGFTKTVAKEMASRGITVNAVAPGFITTDMTSDLKSEEILKFIPLGRYGTPEEVAGMVRFLAADPAAAYITGQVFNVDGGMVMA
- a CDS encoding CGLD27 family protein translates to MSLQTSKCPVPREQLPINEYQDLANSWFYRWATLGNREYVIPMVWIVGISWLLVAPVAAASFAPLKQPVQFFLGGLAGASFLLGLVLAWLYLGWTYVGDRLARATVPYEESGWYDGQTWEKPSDDLIRDRLVMTYEVQPLLRRLRRTFVILAVVFTISVLTCVIL